The Fusarium musae strain F31 chromosome 10, whole genome shotgun sequence DNA window CACACGCATGTGTTGTTCATCTCCGAATCGAGCTCTACACCCCTGAGAACCCTCGGTACCTTTGTATGCACAGCTGTCTCATTTGAGTGATGGGGGCTATATTCCGGAGCTGCATGATAAGGTATTCGTAAAAATGGACATTTTCGTttgtgatcttcttgagtaGATGGGGCTTGATTGCAGATCAATTACCGTAAATAGAATCAACGCGGGGAAGCGGGCAAGAAATAGTGATGTGTTGtagtattacttaaaagaCAAGTGAGAGATAAGGCCTTCCTTGCGGTATTAGTGGCTGCGGTATGAGTTACTGATTATAGGCAGTAACAACAGATATAGGTGTGTAGATAGAAAATGGATCTACAACACCTGAACACTGACGATCCATCTTAAGTAGTTATTAATCGGGTGTATATGTGAGTTGTCTTCTACTTCTAGTAGTTGCCGATTGGGAtatgtgatgatgagaggtaTGCCTTCCATTTTGAGTAGTTACCGAATGGGACGTTTAAACGGGCTGAATGACAACGGACTTCGCCCTAATGTGAGTCTCCTTAACTCCGTGAAGCTTTTGACTTCAGTGGCCGAGCTGATTGACTGGTGAAAGTAGCTTCCCAGCAGTCACCAGGAAAACCCTTTGAATGGGAAAGCATTGCAGAAGTTTGTCTCAAGTTAGGGGTGACTTTGTGCTTGGCCTCTCATTCCACTGTGGAATCTTGTGCTTCATCCTGCTTGATCTCCTTGTTTTTTACTCCAAGAGCCCTTGCATCTCTATCTAGCCCTTCCTACCTTCAGTCGTCCATCAGGATCTTTCAAAGATGATTCcctcttatattataaatcaAGAAAAATCGGTCCAGCCTAATGGAGGCACCAGTTCATCCAATGCTCGCACCCCGAAACGGGATACTGGTGTTGTGATCACCCAAGTTGGCCTTCTGACCaatgtcatcatggctgtgGTCAAAGGAGTATTTGGCTATGCCTTCAGCTCGAAAACAATGATGGCGGATGCTCTTCACGGCGCCACAGACGCCATGTCAGATATCATCGCTCTCGTTGCTATAACGTGGGGTTCGCGGCCGCCTACAAACCAATTCCCCTACGGTCATGGTAAGATAGAGAGCCTAGGAGCGCTTGGCGTTTCTGCAATCCTTCTTCTAGGGGGCTTCAGCATGGGACTCAATAGCCTCCATTTCTTGCTGAAGGCGTTTTGGCGAGGCAAGATGTCGATTGCCAATAAAGCGGCCCATGAAGAAGTACATGTTGGGGTTTCCCCCTGCTCAGATGACGGCCTTTTATCACATTTGTTCGTAGTAGCAATCTCGCTAGCAACTATCGCAGCAAAGGAATGGTTATATTCAGCGAGTAAGTGTCCTTTCATCTAGAGCTTAGTAGACGAAAATCGCAGGTAGACTGACGCAAAGCCTGCAGCCATGAAACTCTCGATAGAGCGTGGGTCAACAGTCCTGGCTTCCAACGCGCTCCATCACAGGATCGATAGCTTCACAGAGGTGATAATAATCTGTGTCATCCTCGCAAGCAAATTGATTCAGGATGTTGCGTGGCTGGACCCTGTTGGTGGCTtgtttatttcctttatgGCAATCAAACCTGCCGCTGAGTTTACCATGACAGCCTTGCGTGAACTTTCAGACCATACTATTGGCGAGGAGGTTAAGGGAACGGTTAGTCTGTGCAGTGAAGAGATATTGAGGGATATTGATGCGTCAGGCAACGTGAAAATAATTAGTATCATGGGAACTAAGTCAGGTCAAAAGACGCTGATCAGTCTGGAGATGGCAATGCCAAGCAACTGGACCATCAATGAGGCTTCGGAGCTCGAAGGCGAATTCTGCACTGAGTTCCACAGGAGGATGCACATTACCTGCCGCGCGCAGGTTCACGTCAGGCCAGCGGAGTAGGAGCGTTTCATAAAGGCAGACTGTAAATATCAACGTAAGAGTGTATGTTATCACTCCATTCTGTCGAAAGATATACTGCATTGACGATCCCACCACTATCTCTCGATTCTTGTAGCATAATGGGTGCACAAGCGTGTAGCTGAGACTGGGCATCGAATGCGAGGTTTGAAGCTCCTCGAGTCCCCGGCCCAAGAAGCTATTCTTTGTCAACACAAACAGGTCGTAGATTCACGTAAAGCCTTAATTAGCACAAAAAGAGATTAAAATGTCATAATTCTCTTAGGTGTATCTAGACAACAATCCATTGGCTCAATCTCCTTGATAGGTGTATAGCAGGATGATCAATTATTCTCGTCGTAACCCAGGCAACAGTTAACGATATTACTACCATAATCGCTTGAACCGCCAGAAATGAAAACTCCAACCCCAATGGGCCGTACGAAGGTATCCATAGAGCACTTTGAAATGACTCAAAAGACTCAAGAGCAATCACTTGGTTTCCGTATGGCCATCCAACAAGCGAGTACAAAAAATCGGCAAAGATCTGAATGACGGGCCCATGTGTTAAATAAAGGGCATAGGATATGGTCGCCAAAGCCCTCAATACACCACCCTCAAAAGCCTCCTTGAGCCACGTGTGTCGCAGTGAAGAGAAAAACAGAGTCGAGCCAAAGAAGAGGTAAATCCATTTGGGATCACACCTGACCAAGCGTGAGAGACCTGATAGGTACTGCCAGCCCGGGTTCATGTGGAAGCACTTCGTGGTAACACAAGTAGGAGCTCCCCCAAGATATAAGCCCAAGATGACGAGGGTATTCGCCACGAACCTCGACAATATTTTCGATGTGAACAAGACATGGCTTTCCTTTTGTGACCACGTTTCCCAGTCACGTATGGAGGCTCCTGCAATAAAGAAAGCACAATGCCACCCATCAGTCACTAGGAACAGGAAATATGTCACTAACACTACATATAAAGCCATTCGTCGGTAAGGCGACACACCATACACCAGTAGCAACACTAAAAGTGTCACCAGAGATCCCTGAAACTCCAGGGGTACTGACCATAAGTGGTCATTGTAACTTAGCCATGGGGAAGCCGTACGGTTGTAAATGAAGGTGAAGTCGAGGAATTCACCGATCAAAGCTTTTATCTCCTGAATATATGTTGCTTTGGGCTCAAACGCTGATACTCGGAGGTTCAAATAGTGAATTAATGTACTATGTCATGTCAGTAACTGCCTGAACCTAGCAAGGGTTACTAACATCTGCGCAAAGGTAGTGGAAAACAAAGGCAAGTAGAGTCTAAACCATCTTCGAATAATAGCTGAGCGGACATGGTCGAGCAGTTGGATCTTTTCCACTTTGCTTGGAGATGTCTGTGCGGTGGCATTATGGAACCTGAGTATCTTTATAGATAAGACGTAACCAGATAAAATGAAAAGGCATGCCGTTCCAAAGTGACCGCCATTGAAGACGATGCGAACAATCGGTAGAGTGATGAAGTGATATCGTTGTCTGTAGCCAAAAGATCGCTCAATAATACTGTGGGCAGAGCCATGTGCCCAAAGGACGTGATGATGTATGTAGACCAGGAGAGACGCAAAGCCCCTCAGGCCGTCAAGGTAGAGGATCTCTGCAGGAGCGTCTTCTTCCCTTTCAGGGGGAGACTGGGCCGGGCCTCTGCCTCTGGTATGTTGCGTGGAAGAAATTGGCTCAAATGGAATGACCATCTTCTCCCGCCGACGCATTGTAGCCATACCGTAGAGAGAAGAGTTGGGGGGAATAGAGGCACTGGGAATCGCAGGAACACCCCAAAAGCGAGCTTGTTGATCGTATTTCGCCCCCAAGTCAAGGACAAAGGCGAGGTACATACATGACCTGGAAAGGCTAGTCCTGACGTTGCATCTATCTGAAGGACATAGCAAACCTTGACATTGACAGTGGGTCTCATAGTGGAACAAGATAGCCCCACTGGCAATATAACAAAAgcacatcacgcgcctcacactTGGACCCGGTTGTACTGTAGAGATGAGAGGTCCGGAAGCGCCGAACCATGCAGCATAAGGATTCAGAGAGGTGCAGGCTTAAGGGGCGTAATTCGAGTTATCTGCATGGCTGATGAAATGGCCTCATTAACTTTACTGCTGTGTTACCCCAGAGGTATGGGAGACTGGTACCATTTGTGCCGCGTGTGAATGAAGTTGTTATTGGTTACCTGCGGTAACTTAGAGGCGCTATTTGTGCTGCACGAGACGGGCGGGATGGGTTGGGGTGGGTTGGTTCTCtctgccaaaataaactcccagccacaagtctcaattgCAATCAACACTTCTTGCCCACAACGAAGGGGGGGTGGTATCTTGGTACGTAGTATTTTAGCTGAGCACTTTGAGCTGATAGATACTGGCGATTGACAAATCTGGAAGACACCGATTCAAAGTTGCATTGCTACGAAGGTGACGTCTTGACCCCGCACGCAGTGGGTGACTTAAAACCGAGCCAATCAATCGCTCGCCTTGTTTGCTGCAGTATGCTGAGATTGCTGGCTGCCTGTTGCTGTTTGGTAGGTCACTGgggtattaatagcttttaccTGTTGTTATTGCGCAGCCGAGTTGTCTTTAATATCTAATGAAAAGGGTTGGTTAATGTTGATTTGTATTAGGTCTATCAACTGTACTTTTGAGCTTCTGATGAGAGGTATCTCAAGACAACATAAAAATAAGTTCCAATTGACTAATCTTCGTAACAAGTCTCGAGGCGCAAACATAATCCTTTCGCTAAAGCTAAATCGCTTGGCCATCTTCTGATCCCGACACATAGCCAAGCCTATGCCACAATCTTGCGTTGCCGGGGTTCCGTGATAAGATCCTCGGATAATTAAATGCTTGGCACTTAGTTTCCGCCAACAAGTGGTTCGTCCGGGTAGTAAATGCCAAACAGATTCATGCCAATCTTTGTGCCATTCAGAACAGGTAAACCTGCGTGGGCCATTCTCTCGTCTCCAGTTCCATTCTGATGGACATTGTGCCATATCACCGCGTTTCCCTTCTTTGGCTTCACCAATAAGCCCATGCCATCCTCTGTCCTCGAAAACTTGTCTCCATCAGCGCTTGGGCCGACGCCTTTGATATCTGGGAAGTACGTTTCCCCCCCAGTACAGTCGTCTCCAATGTAGATGAAGGTACTGACGAGGCGGTTGTACTTTTTAGTGCTGCCATCCGGGTGCTTGGCCTCAAGATGCACCGGTAGGTAGTCGTTGTGCATACGAAACCGCTCTCCTCCAGCGTACTTGACAAGTTGCAGTCGTTCTGTGTCGGGATGCTGAAGGTTTCCCATCAATGACTTCAGCCGCTTGGCCAAACAACGAGACACGGGATCCTTTTTGGAAACCATGGCAGAAGTTGAACTTCTCCAAGTTGAGTTGACTTCTGATGCGATCTTGTTTTTCTCCGCTTTGTAGTCATAGACGTAAGATGGGGTGAAGTCATCCTTCCTGCAACCATGTTAATTCAAGACGAATCTAAGCTTAGAAAAGACGTTGTACGTTTTGTATATAAGGTGGTTGATTTCATGATCCTTGACAAATCCATTGACATATATGACCAAAGGATCAACAGAGAGAAGCTCAATGCTATACTCTTGAGTGCACACATAATCATCGGGAAGCAGGGGAGATCCACCGAAAATGGAGACGAGACTGTTGTTGAGACATGACACTGGGTTGGTAACCCAGTTCCAAATCGGAAAGGTGCTTAGCAAAAGCAAACAGCCCGGTACAATGAGAGATAGTGAGGGTTTCTGTGTTAAGGGAAAAGGTTAGTAGCATTTTACTGAAGCCGGTCTTGGCTGCTGGGGATCTACTCACCAAAGCCATTGTATATAGCGTTGTAAAGTCAGTGAACTGTAGTCAGCGATAATGATGGCGGATTATGGGCTTGGAGAAAACTTGGTGAGTCGAACTTCAGAGGCTTCCTTACATCTTCAGGGCTGCTTTAAAGCCTCGGGTGTACTTCCCCTACATCTTACAGCAAAGTCCATAAGAGCACCGATATGTGATGATTAGCCGTGAGAACACGAGAATAGACGAGCAAGGATTTGCAACTGTAGAATAAATCACACCGCTCGCACGCAACCACCAGCTTTCATGAGATAGATCCTGTTCCATGCGGAGACACCTGACGGGGTCTGCTGAAAGGACCGTCGTGCCGCTTTTTGCAGTATCATTACGTGTTATCATGATCCCTGCCCGGTCTAACGAAGATCATGTATTGGCCTTCGAGTTCTGTAGATAGAATTCCAAAGCCGAGGATTTCTCGCACGCCCGCACAAATGCAAGGGAGTTGATGGTTGCAGAACCCAACAGCAAAAGTTCCGTTTTCTTTTCCGACCCCAATCAAACGTCGATCAATAAACCGGAATAGCCGACTAGTCTGGTGTCTGTTGGGATGTGCGCTATCTCGAGTCATGGCTGCTGGATACAACGTAAGGCGCATGGTGTGCAGCAGCGATTGTTGGGTACTTTTGTTAATACAATTTGGCCCCCAACTTGCAGATCACAAATCCTCGACCAAGTGATTATTGCCACGAAAGCAGAAGACACAACCATCGGCACTTCTATCGGCATGTGTTTGTGGAATAGATTCACTCTGAGGTTGTCAAGGCATATCGAGGAACTGACGAGCTCAACGCCTACCTTCTCATCTACCACTTGCGTATCAGTCTACACTCGTAACTAAGCCCGTCATATTCCTAAGCATAGTCAAGTCAACCGACCAATATGTTACCAACCCCACCGCAGTCGCCTCCCCCAATCATCCCGGCCGGAGAAATAGTATCTACTATGAAGATTGTAATTTCCAACATCACCTTTGTCATTGATGAGATAGTCGCCGAGATCTCACCTGACAGGGCATGTTTTAACAATGTTGTCAAGCCATACGTGACAGCTCACAACTCTCATCAAGGCGAGATTGGTGTAATCTTGATGCTCCAATATGCTGCCCCAGAGGCCGAAACTCAAAGTATTGTTTCTGAAGCTACACGGCTCTGGTCTGAGGCACAGTCTTCCTGGACATCACGACTTGATTActttcagcttctccatgCCGTCAGGAACCGCAATGAGAAGCTGGATCCCGAGTCACAATTCCTGTTGAATGAGCTACTCCTTGATTGCCAAGAATGTGGGCTTGGTCAGATGCCGCCAGACAAAATTCAGCAGCACCAGAGAATTAGCGAGGAAATAGAAGGGCTCTCAACGGATTATAGGCGGAACATGGCCCAGAACTCGAATGGTGCGTGGTTTACAGAGGCCGAGTTAGATGGCGTCCCATCTGATGATATTTCTCGCTGGCCTCTTGAGAGCCATGACCCAAACATCGGACTACGGTTTGTTCCATTCTCAAACGGAGGCACCTTAGCCCTATTGACTCATGCAGCGTCGCCAGACGTCCGCAAAAGAATGCTCATAGAGGATCACCAAAATCTCGAGCAAAACAAGAAACTGCTGCAACTCATCGTGGCAAAGCGCCAAGCACAAGCAGCCAGACTTGGATTTCAATCCCATGCCGCCTTCAGAGCGCAGAGGCGCTTGATAAAATCTCCGGAAGCTATCAGAGACTTTCTAAACAGTCTTAAACAAGACTTAGTCGATCTTGGCAAAGTTGAAGTCTATCTGTTGCATCGCTACAAGGAATCTTCCAGCTCAGAGGATGAAACAGAAGAGAACTATACCCTTTCAGCTTGGGATCATGCTTATTACAGTAGAGAACTGGAGGAAGAACGGAACATAGATCATCATCAGATATCTGAGTATTTTCCATTGGATCATACGGCCGAGGCCATGCTGAAGGTGTTCGAATCACTCTTTGGTCTTCAATTCAGTGAGATATCCCATGCTGACCTAGGATCCAAACACTTTTGGCATCCAATGGTTCGGGCTTTCTCAGTTTGGGAAGAAGGCGAGGACAAGTTCGTTGGATATCTGTTCTTTGATCTGCTGTGGCGAGAAAACAAGTATCGTGGCAATCAGAATGTCACCCATGAATGTGTAAGTTTGAGGCGACTGCCCTTGTTGAAGTGCACGACTGATAAACGCGTTTAGGGTTATGAAAAGCCTGATGGCACCAGGTGCTACCCTTCTACTATCTTGATGTGTTGCTTTCCCAATAGGAGTGACGGGAGGCCGATACTACTCAAGCATTCCCAGGTGGTGACTCTGTTTCATGGTACTGCATTGTCATGTTCCTTGCACCTGGCCAAGTTTGCTAACAGTCGATTCAAGAACTGGGTCACGGGATCCATAACCTGTTGTCTAAGACAAAATATGCCCGCTTCCACGGCACCAACCTTCCTCCAGACTTTGGCGAGATGCCGAGCATGTTGTTAGAGAACTTATGTTGGAGGCAAGATATTTTGGAACGGTTGAGCTACCACTATACGGGTCTTAGCTTGAAGAATGCCCAGGATTGGCGCCAGCGCAATATAGGAGCTGAAACCCTTCCTGAACGTAAGATCCCAAGTCATCTTCTTGAGGGTCTTATACGAAACAGGTATCTGAACCGGGCTAGTTACCACTTAAAACAGCTGTAAGTTCTTCATTACGTCCCTAACGATAATTGCAACGAATTCACTTGAGCCGAGCTAATACTGTAGCTGAAGGTCAATTTCTctctttgatcttgagattCACAGTGTTAGATCCCAGGAAGAGGCCGAGTCGTTGGCTCTCGGAGATAGATTTTACCGACTCCGTGAGGAGTGCGAAAGTTTGGACTTTGGTCATCTCAAGCAAACGGGACACTGGTACGGCGCAATTCCGCACTTTGTCGGCGGATACGATGTCGGGTATTACTCATATCTCCTCTGCACTGCCTTTGCCCAAGATATTTACCAGTCCATATTCCAAGACGACCCTTGGGATAGGTCGAAATGGCAAAGGTTTAGGTTTGAGGTTTTGCAATATGGAGGAGGTCAACCAGACATGATGGGCTTGCTTCGAGACTTCTTGGGAAGGCCGCCTAGTGAAAATGCTTTTATCGAGACATTGAAGAAGGCCATAATGGAGGACGATACTTTGCACAAAGCTCTCTAAATACTCAAGATATCTGTCCAGCTTTAGAGTTAATGACATGGAAACCTCAGATAAAGTTTAACGGACTGAAGGTAGTTTTTCCCTCGCAAGTCAGGGCAAGTGAATCGAGCTTCCGGATCTTCCCTGCTACTACTCCCCAAACAAAACTCACTGGTATCAAGTGTAGAGCGCAACAACATAGTGCCTACAGATTTATGTTTCATACACAGGTTTTCATCAGAACAGGGTCATCTTATAGGTGTATCATCTACATAGAATAGCTATATAACCCATATTTCAGTGAGGCAGAATCCAATTCTTGTCCCACCCAAAGATGTTAAGCCCCAGCTTCTCCCCGGAAGTGACTGGCAGTGAAGCGTGGCGTACATCAGGGTGAAAGGAGCCATTCGGGTACATGTTTTCCCAAAAGACAGCGGAGCCTTTCGTCGGCTTGAATGTAACCCCGGGATACTCAGTGTCCTCACACTCTACCACGCGACACCACCGTTTATCTGCTGGGCGCTGGATCAGAGGGAAGTTTGTTCCGCCACCTGTGAAGTCATCGTTAAGATAAACCATGAATGTTGTGACACGATTTCCAATATCCATTCGCCCATCGTAGTCCTCGTGCCAGGCAAAGAATCCGTTGACAGAATATCGCTGCGCCTTCATTTGCTCGATAAATGTACCGTTACCTCTCCAACCCTGAAGGGTCTTCGCTCTCTTGACGATACCTCGAGTTATAGGATCCTTTCTTGGTACGGGTGCCATTTCAGATATTCTAACGTCCGTATCTACATAAGCCTCCCCATTTGGATAGATCTTGGAAGTTTCCCATTTCCCATCACTGCTGGCTAATGAGCTTTGGTAAGTTTTTCAGTTCATGGTACTGACGTGATCTTGAGAACGTGTTCTATCTCA harbors:
- a CDS encoding hypothetical protein (EggNog:ENOG41) produces the protein MAVVKGVFGYAFSSKTMMADALHGATDAMSDIIALVAITWGSRPPTNQFPYGHGKIESLGALGVSAILLLGGFSMGLNSLHFLLKAFWRGKMSIANKAAHEEVHVGVSPCSDDGLLSHLFVVAISLATIAAKEWLYSAKRGSTVLASNALHHRIDSFTEVIIICVILASKLIQDVAWLDPVGGLFISFMAIKPAAEFTMTALRELSDHTIGEEVKGTVSLCSEEILRDIDASGNVKIISIMGTKSGQKTLISLEMAMPSNWTINEASELEGEFCTEFHRRMHITCRAQVHVRPAE
- a CDS encoding hypothetical protein (EggNog:ENOG41~MEROPS:MER0003110), whose product is MLPTPPQSPPPIIPAGEIVSTMKIVISNITFVIDEIVAEISPDRACFNNVVKPYVTAHNSHQGEIGVILMLQYAAPEAETQSIVSEATRLWSEAQSSWTSRLDYFQLLHAVRNRNEKLDPESQFLLNELLLDCQECGLGQMPPDKIQQHQRISEEIEGLSTDYRRNMAQNSNGAWFTEAELDGVPSDDISRWPLESHDPNIGLRFVPFSNGGTLALLTHAASPDVRKRMLIEDHQNLEQNKKLLQLIVAKRQAQAARLGFQSHAAFRAQRRLIKSPEAIRDFLNSLKQDLVDLGKVEVYLLHRYKESSSSEDETEENYTLSAWDHAYYSRELEEERNIDHHQISEYFPLDHTAEAMLKVFESLFGLQFSEISHADLGSKHFWHPMVRAFSVWEEGEDKFVGYLFFDLLWRENKYRGNQNVTHECSIQELGHGIHNLLSKTKYARFHGTNLPPDFGEMPSMLLENLCWRQDILERLSYHYTGLSLKNAQDWRQRNIGAETLPERKIPSHLLEGLIRNRSQEEAESLALGDRFYRLREECESLDFGHLKQTGHWYGAIPHFVGGYDVGYYSYLLCTAFAQDIYQSIFQDDPWDRSKWQRFRFEVLQYGGGQPDMMGLLRDFLGRPPSENAFIETLKKAIMEDDTLHKAL
- a CDS encoding hypothetical protein (EggNog:ENOG41); translated protein: MLGLFSQTTAPEAHKYEVQIFSRDPLILHISGFMSDSEIEHVLKITSLASSDGKWETSKIYPNGEAYVDTDVRISEMAPVPRKDPITRGIVKRAKTLQGWRGNGTFIEQMKAQRYSVNGFFAWHEDYDGRMDIGNRVTTFMVYLNDDFTGGGTNFPLIQRPADKRWCRVVECEDTEYPGVTFKPTKGSAVFWENMYPNGSFHPDVRHASLPVTSGEKLGLNIFGWDKNWILPH